Part of the Phragmites australis chromosome 23, lpPhrAust1.1, whole genome shotgun sequence genome is shown below.
tccaggaccacgtgagggtcaaccagcggcatcgggaccacgatgggggtACAACCGACGGCAGTGGGGGAGGCAGCAGTAGAATTGTACATTTGtgtttgtaacttacatatgcatattcgattcatGATGTACTCTTACGTATTCAGACacgtgtaatctttatggtccatttagcatgtcgtaactgcatttcttattccaatgtgatggcatgctagttgcatttcttaatccgatATGACCACACGCTACATTTTATCGTCCTCACCAatgtatatcttacaaagctacttattcCGAAGTGACAGCTCACTTACTCTGTTGggagtgtaactttaatcacgaagtgaccacactactgaactttaacaaTGACATGACAATATATGTCTCGttgcgcaggctttagacaagaagtgacaacaccagacagcttttaccacacaataaatgacaacacaggtaccaataaatatggaatctctgtccatcatcaatgacacaactttcccattcttcaagatggaatccaatgctcctgccacccttTGAGCCCTTCCAcacactcctttcttcaagagcgaatccaatgctcctaccttccccaactataaatagtcgaacctccatacgttgatgcaccacttatttctcagatctctcaagtgcaatatctttctcagctccaccaagcccaccaaagaaacatcgggggattttcatctctcaaggtatcgaaccaccgatgtgcttttgtggtgaccgCTGCAAGCTCCGCGaatcgcaggacatctcatacacctatggaccgcgcttcttcatgtgtgctaactacgaatatgacaagccttaacatggaacatatgagtatccaccggtatagcaacaaatatcagccacatctttgcCGATTttgcaccctgttttactaaccgctcatcttattctatttgttcagtcccttACACCGCTctatgattttattcaatggctcaacaatgagcaaaatgaggaacagaagcagtgggtcgacatgaacatgagatggagaagggaagcttacgcacgtcgggagtacgagcagcagcaagaggaacttcgcctaaagcgagaggaagaagagcgcatgaggaaggaggCGTATGGCCATACCGtagctcaggctcgggaggctgagagggtaAAGAAGCGGGAAAGAGCCCGCCGTGTTAAGGTGGCAGGTCCCGATGTCCTCCGAAAgtgaaaatatcctagatgcactcagtagatagtatctaatgtaacccgacatatttTCACTCTCTAAGACATATTATGATAAGGAGCGGCgtactaataagtaggtcttagtgcgaaccgtacatgtcATCTTCTTTTCctcgtcgtggttacagtctcatgtaatgtttttcaccgtatgtttaatattatgtttgtcgccgttcGCAACCTCATAcccacgtaatatgctgcgCGTGCTTCatatatacaatttgttcacaaatactgattttttattctccgacaaTTACATAACCTACTACAAATTCTCGCTTCCTTAGTATATCGTTTTCACTCCTCTTCAATCTTGTTAATTCCGAATTTTGTAAATTCCCTATtttaatttttgatgaaaaacacaatattttgtaattttcgGCAAAAAAATGCCATTACTGTTCATTCAGAGCGGTTaggctgctaaccgccctccTAGGTCCTACCCGCtttctgagagggcggttagcacctTTGTCGCCCCCTAAGAGGgtgggtggcctaaccgcccctcagagggctgcagctctCTCAGTcgtctagttttacaatttttttcacgatgaatctatttatttaaatttttaataaaaaaatataaaaataaaaaaactcccaaAATCGCAGCCCGCGCGGACGACCACCACCGGCGGAGGCGGAGTAGCAGCAGCAGTGGATGGCGCCGCTCGTGCCGACGTCGCAGCCATGGGTGGAGAAATAGTAAGCCCgcacccctccccctctctccccccAAATTATTCCCCGGAATTTGGAACGAAGCCCCCGTGGTTCGCTCTAATCACGCCTCTTCGTCCTGCACGCGCAGCCGACCGAGGCAGGTGAAGGATGTGGCGCACCAGGAGGAGGTGATCCGGGTGCTCACCAACACCCTTCAGACCGCCGACGTGAGCGCTAAACCCTAACCCTTTCTTCCCGTACAAGTTCCTCTTTTTATTCGTGGAAACCCCTAGGAGATTTTTCTTATTCGCTGCTTGGTCCCTTGCAGCTGCCGCACATGCTGTTCTACGGCCCGCCTGGCACCGGGAAGACTACCACCGCACTTGCCATTGCCCACCAGCTCTACGGGTAATACCCTCTTGCTGAATTTTTTGTTTCTGTCTTTTTGGTTTTGTTGGGCTAGTTTGAGTAGTGTACTCAGTAATATTGGAAGGTGTGATAGTTTGCAAGTGCTATTGTAATGGAACATTGAGAGCATTAACTAGGCATGATGATTGTTGCATTTTGCTATGATTGATGTTTGACGTTAATTTCTGATTATGCTCTGCAATGCCAGTAACATTGTTTTAGGATGAGCAAGAGAAAACAGCAACAAATGTAGAAATCCCTAATGTAGTACTGTGTTGTACTGTTGTGTCCATTCTAAGGTTCCGTGGAGATTCTTTTCATGAAAATTGTTGAATTTTTTGCAATATCCTGTGCAAGCAACTCTATGTATGGGGCCTAGAAATGCTTTTGTAGAGAGTTGGGCATTTTCATAAGTATGGATCAAGGACCATCAAGATGTGTCAATATTGATTCATTTGCGAAAGATTGCAATATCTGTTTTGTAGAATCTTAAGAATTGGACGAATGTTTTGAAATTGTAAACAATTGACTTGAGGTCACGGTTATTTCCTAGAAATGCCAATATTTATTAGCACATATGATGCGTTGGTGTGGACTGTGGACCAATGAGTTGAATGATGCGTGATCAAAATTTTGATTCCTGAAGTTCTAGCATCTTTCACAGCCTGTGGGTAATTAACATTTGATGAATTATAAACTACATGCTTGATGATTAGAATCAGTTGCAATGTATTCAGTAGATCTTATCTTATTTTCACTGCTTGGACCAACAGGGGCTGTCAGTTCTAGTGGGGAAGAAAAAATACAAATGCATTCATAAAACAGCAAAGTTTGATGCAATAACAGATGAAATTTTATGCCAATTATATATGTCTAAAACAGTCATTTAGGAGGAAATCCAGTTAATACAAAAGTAGCAAAGTTGCATTTATTTTCAACTCACAATGATCACTGATCTGGTTGAGAATGCTGTCAGCCAATTTAGCTTCCCCTCTTATCAATTATATgcatgtggtggtcactttccCAAATTCTTTCATTAAAGTTCAGTAATCATGACCACTAAATAAGGAAATTGCATTAGAAGATGTTTTGTTTTGAACAAACCTATGCAAAACTGCTCTCAGTAGGTCTAGGTGCTCACAATTTTCTGGTCTTCTTTGGATAATGCAGTCCAGAACTGTACAAGTCAAGAGTTTTAGAGCTTAATGCTAGTGATGATCGTGGAATTAATGTGGTGAGGACAAAAATCAAGGACTTTGCTGCTGTCGCTGTTGGTTCTGCACGAAAAGCGTAAGCTCATCAAAATTATTAAGCTTTTCAATTTGCATCTGACAGTAATATTCTTGATTAGTCTTCTTTCTGTGGTGGACTTCAGGGGTTATCCCTGCCCACCATACAAGATCATTATTCTCGATGAAGCCGATTCGATGACAGAAGATGCCCAGGTATATTGCCACATGCAATACTTTTCTATCCTTAATGCTTTAAAACTCATACAAATGTTAATATGGGTTGTTGATATTTTGTATCCATCTGTAGAATGCTTTGAGGCGTACTATGGAGACTTACTCCAAAGTTACTAGATTCTTTTTTATATGCAATTATATTAGCAGGTATTTTATCAACTTGATTTTATTATTCCCTGTTGTACATGTATTGAATTTATGCAGTTCATGATCCTAATGTGCAATATAGGATAATAGAGCCACTTGCATCCAGATGTGCAAAGTTTAGGTTCAAGCCTCTTTCAGAAGAAGTGATGAGCAGCCGCATTTTGCATATATGCAATGAAGAAGGCCTCAATCTTGATGCTCAGGTACCCATAACGAGCTCACTTCCTCATATTTATCTAAATCAGGCCCAGTTTTGAATTCTTAATGGGGCAGCAGATGTATATCTACATCATGCATATTGTCTGGTCAATTGTTTTGAGGATTGTTTACTTATGTAGAAATGCTTTTGAATTTTCAAATTAGGCATTGTCCACACTAAGTGCCATTTCTCAAGGTGATCTTCGCCGTGCTATAACCTATCTTCAGGTCTGATGGTTTTCTGAGTTTTCTCATGAGTGTTAAGCTCTGGTCAAATTATCTTAGTTTCATATGCTTTTGTTGTGTTGCAGAGTGCAGCGTGCTTATTTGGATCTTCTATTTCTTCCAGTGACTTGATCAGTGTTTCTGGGGTACGCCTCCACTCacttttctttccctttttggCTAAGTGACTAACTTATCTCGTCACATATTATTAATTTGCTACTTCCTGTATTATGTGATGTTGAAATGTACGATTCCTATTTTGGCTAGTAACATTATCTTTGCTTGGTGCTTGGGGTTATACAGGTTTGCTCTTGATTGATGTTGTTCCCCTGAACTTAGTAAAGTGGATCTTGCTCCAGCCTTCATTGATGTTGCACAGAGAGTGATCAAATTGTTTAGtcacaaaggaaatatattatTGTGCTTTTTCTTGGAAAGTTATCTTAtatcatgataaaaaaaatctatggatatatcatgatattaaaaaaaattgaccatGGGGAGAAGATGTCTCCCTGGCTTTGTCTTAAGAGAGGGGAGTACCAAACCCTTTAGAGAGGTACTCACACGACCTGCGAGCACCTGGGTTCGAGCCCAGATGGGCGGCTCCTCAAATGGAGGCTCTACCAACCGAGCTATTGCTTGGTTCTCAGATAtatcatgatataaaaaaaattgaatggaTATGTTGTCGAGACCGGTTTAAGGGACAATCAATCTCATTATGTGCTGAGCCCGAAAATCAATCTCAACACATAGCgtcttcattgatgataattattacaatatttgTACCTTAATCGAATAAAATGTCTTACACAAATGATCTCAAAtggtcaaagaaccaaataaactacaGCGGAATCTAAACGAACTATAAatactctaatcctttacgactcttccacatgcatgatcgacgtagaaagcgtcttagaatgatccatctTTAGCATACtcaataccttctccaactgagtgtttggtgatagcaagagtgagcacatgttGTACTCtacaagttgtgaaggaaatattatgcatatgaaggctttgataagaatatggctaaatggCTCTTTTTGCATAAACCGACATTTAAGTAAATCATTTGAAAAACAATACTAATTAAGTAGCAACTATAAATAGTAAACCACCTCGAGATTCCAATCATCTTGACTTCACACTTCAACCAAAGTTCTATCCACTATGGTtgaacacctcaatcatagcTCCTACTGCTATGATTAACAATACCTCAACCATGATTCTCACCATCACAGCTGACCAAACTAACTAaaacatcaagttctaatcatggtaAGTTTTCTATGCCACTCTTAATCGTAAGCACGGTCGATtaactagttttacactctacagaggttataCATGTTACCCGTAAGATATTTCTTCTTGTTTGTCGAACACCCATTGGCCAACTGGCCAACAAGAAACTCTTgcacactttcgaggtgtgcgTTAGGAATTCACTGCAAATCCTTTACAATGTCCCTCTCAGCATGCCTACCCGCTAAGATTTTATTGTCGTGTGCATACACCTCAACAATGAAAGCCCCTTCTTATGCCTTTTGGATCCCAAGACATCTCATCCATTCCCCATTCATCTGTCTGGTtcacactatgctgagagtaaagcaaattaatcGGCTAGGTCCGTCctataccaggcttgtggttgcaCTGTAAACACAAAAAGATCAGCTTACGAATTTGTCCTTGGATTTAAGCAAGACTACCGCATTTTCAACCGTAGATCCCGTACCGGTCTcctcataccacatgctcaaatctctATGCAagactcttttattttctttggagaagttctcttggttttgagaatttgggttgttacaTATATCATGATAAATTTTCTATGCAAGTAATTGGTGATCTGAACTTGCTTGAGACTAAGACTCTTTGTCGTCGTTGTTGTAAGTAATTGGTGATCTGAACAAACAGTTGGAAACTGTTTATTTTCTTGGGATACCAAACTCTTTCATTCGTCATATTGGCCCTTCTGTGTCAGGTCATCCCTGAAGATGTTGTGAAGTCACTgcttgcagcttgcaaatctggTGAATTTGATGCGGCAAACAAGGAAGTTAGCAACATAATTGCAGATGGGTATCCAGTTTCACAGCTGATATCACAGGTCAATTATTTCTTCTTATCTAGTGCCATACTCTAGTTCTGGTAGTCCTGTTTATCTTATCAGTACCGCTCACTAAAGTTCTTATTCAGTTTCTAGATGTGATTGTCAGCGCGGATGATATTCCAGATTTGCAAAAGGCAAGAATATGTATAAAGCTTGGGGAGACTGATAAGGTTTGTCTGATTGAAATTATAGTATTATAGTAATTCcgtatttcattcatttttcttCTGTTAGCATCAGTTGTCTTTGTTTAAAGGAAAACTAAAAGATTGGAGGAATTTTGGATAGTAGGTCTTGATGGAGGACAACTAAGCTTCCGCTTAATTTTTGGATACTAGTTCAGCAATAACTTAATGTTATCACGTTGGTATTTTAGAGTTCCATTTTTCCCTACATTAAGAATCCAATTTCATATCCATTCATGTGTAAAATAGTGAGACATCCAAAGTATTTGTCTTCCCATTCCTTGTCTCATCGTCTTTCTCCTCGTGGGGAATTCACAGTGCTTGACCGATGGGGCGGATGAGTATTTACAGCTTTTGGATGTCGCCAGCGAAACTATCCGTGCTCTTTTCAACATGTCACAAGCGTTGGTCTTCTAAGAGAAGTTCATGAAGAGGAACagtggcgatgatgactgaTGAACTATCTAATCTTGCTGCTAAGATGTTGCAGAAGGCTAACCTTTCTCGCCATCATGTTCTTCCGTTTTCTGTAGCTTTGTGATGGTTATGTACCAACTGAATTGCACCTTTCAACGTGATATCTTGTGCATTAtatttcctttctcttttcctctGTTGATGTCGTGATGGCAAGCAGCAGCCTAGGATTGGCCTTCCGGTTTTCAGAGAACTCCAGACTCTAGCGCACCAGGTTGAGGCGTTCTCTTGTGAGCGGGCATCGTGGTCACAGTTTGTTTGGTCTCTCGAAACTTGCAACGGCACAGATCTATACTTTATACAGCAATGCTACAAGCAGTGTGATGCATGACGGTAGTCGTGCCTTGAGCTTCACATGACAATACGATATTAACTAGCTAGTGAAGAAGCTATTGAatgtttgcaagaaatccctatATATATAGCTAATTAGCAGAAGAAGAAACTGAAGAAACCGTTTATACATGATTGTAGAGTTACGTACACAAACATGGAGGTGGCGAGGTCCGCCGAGTCCATGCTGCTACTATTCACCTTCTAGATTTTCCTCCCCTAGGTCTTCATCTTCAGCTACCTTGTGTTTCTAGTATAATCGGTGGCGGTCCTAAAATGACTATATATTACATGGATGTTAGTAATTGTTAGAATTTTTCTTGTAAAAAAGTAATTGTTAGAATTTTAGGATTATATTATGTATTTTCACTTAATAGATCATTCGTACTCATCTAGCTCTTTTCTTACTACCGCATTCCACCGTCTTAAAATATAATTAGCTTCGTATAACTTAAATGCACAATATAACTTAgttatcaaataattttttatctatataCATCTATTGTTAAAATATTAGACCTGTCGCTTATTATGCCGCCACATTTCACGATTTCTTTCCCTTTCATCATCGCCACGCCCAAACCTATTTGTTCCGCTGGCTACCATCGACtggggatttgaatttgaagtttgaacccAACCATACTCAAAAAATTTCAAACCGAGAAGAGCCCAAAATTCGAACAAGCTGAAAAGCCTCCGCGATCGGCTCCCCTCGCACGTGCCTCCGGACCAACCGCCGTGGTCCCCTCACTCGCGGGCACGCTCTCCGGGTTcccaccacctccgcctctTCCGCCGCC
Proteins encoded:
- the LOC133906763 gene encoding replication factor C subunit 2-like — its product is MAPLVPTSQPWVEKYRPRQVKDVAHQEEVIRVLTNTLQTADLPHMLFYGPPGTGKTTTALAIAHQLYGPELYKSRVLELNASDDRGINVVRTKIKDFAAVAVGSARKAGYPCPPYKIIILDEADSMTEDAQNALRRTMETYSKVTRFFFICNYISRIIEPLASRCAKFRFKPLSEEVMSSRILHICNEEGLNLDAQALSTLSAISQGDLRRAITYLQSAACLFGSSISSSDLISVSGVIPEDVVKSLLAACKSGEFDAANKEVSNIIADGYPVSQLISQFLDVIVSADDIPDLQKARICIKLGETDKCLTDGADEYLQLLDVASETIRALFNMSQALVF